In Rathayibacter sp. VKM Ac-2762, one DNA window encodes the following:
- a CDS encoding patatin-like phospholipase family protein, whose translation MTARIGLALSGGGFRAAAFGLGALRALHDRDVLDKISIVSGISGGSLLAALWAYGPRKFDEFDNTVTALLRGGLQNELARRALTPRAAMRSTFSAMRALGTWQGRSYSRTDALVEALAARPFGALQMTDVTHAGLDTIISATDMSTGNAVRFGSALSASSPYGRILDEVSVAEAVAASAAFPILFPALHRRYAFERSDGTRHDETLAMTDGGVYDNLGLSPLLPGRSTQHSSHVYDLDYIIAIDAGRGRGTQTASRFLAGRLTQSFDITHTKSQDAARNRIHLVGERAEIKGFIHVYLGTQDHRLPNPPADLVPRRAVHAYPTNFAAMNKPDLEALALRGEQLTRTLITAYTPNLGGST comes from the coding sequence ATGACCGCGCGAATCGGCCTCGCCCTGTCCGGTGGAGGGTTCCGTGCAGCGGCCTTCGGTCTAGGCGCGCTACGAGCCCTCCACGACCGCGACGTCCTCGACAAAATCAGCATCGTCTCTGGCATTAGCGGTGGCAGCCTCCTAGCGGCGCTTTGGGCCTACGGGCCCCGAAAGTTCGACGAGTTCGACAACACGGTCACTGCCTTGCTCCGAGGCGGTTTGCAGAATGAACTCGCACGCCGCGCCCTCACGCCACGCGCGGCCATGCGCTCAACGTTCAGCGCAATGCGTGCCCTCGGCACATGGCAAGGGCGCTCCTACTCCCGCACCGACGCGCTGGTTGAGGCGCTGGCCGCGCGCCCCTTCGGCGCCTTGCAGATGACCGACGTCACGCACGCGGGCCTCGACACGATCATCTCCGCCACCGACATGAGCACCGGGAACGCCGTCAGATTCGGCAGCGCCCTGAGCGCGTCCTCGCCCTACGGGCGCATCCTCGATGAGGTGAGCGTCGCCGAAGCCGTCGCCGCCTCGGCAGCGTTCCCGATCCTGTTCCCCGCCCTTCACCGACGGTACGCATTTGAACGCTCCGACGGCACCCGCCACGACGAGACGCTCGCAATGACCGATGGCGGTGTCTACGACAACCTGGGCCTTTCCCCACTGCTACCGGGTAGGTCCACCCAGCACAGCTCTCACGTCTACGACCTGGACTACATAATCGCCATCGACGCCGGTAGAGGACGCGGTACACAAACGGCATCGCGCTTCCTCGCCGGGAGACTCACGCAAAGCTTCGACATCACCCACACCAAGTCCCAAGACGCCGCCCGCAACCGCATCCACCTCGTTGGTGAACGAGCCGAGATCAAGGGATTCATTCACGTCTACCTCGGAACGCAGGACCACCGGCTCCCGAACCCTCCAGCTGATCTCGTTCCGCGGCGCGCCGTGCACGCGTACCCCACAAACTTCGCAGCGATGAATAAACCGGACCTCGAAGCGCTCGCCCTGAGAGGCGAACAACTGACGCGCACACTCATCACCGCATACACGCCAAACCTTGGCGGTTCGACCTAG
- a CDS encoding ThiF family adenylyltransferase — protein sequence MSALAHRQLSDLADVSGGGIQLLHVEHDEEGLTTFTVSLDTSGIVLSGSGIRVRARERFEFLVGPSFPLVHPTVCVTHRRWAGTPHVQWGRLLCLYAAPSVEWNPADGMRGLIGRLNLWLQRAAAGELDPAGQPLHPPIAYSSYKNGWVVVRPDLGDLAPWTDTAPDAARVRLLFAWCAQRGKRIDVLEWLTAQQIYQRLVADELPAHDTDGTAHFAAPLVLISDTLDMEYPSTADALAASLETYGYSRDELLRAFVITRTINKAVGVALDGDDAVPAMMLLGTPARRLDPGQALAHVTAWVLDDLGAQITELLQDVSPQHVELTQQVRDLAQRWLGFAKIQWMVIHEARSEVTRRRDSGSPAQWLMGRKVLILGCGALGAPIAEHCVRAGVAQLHVVDKGAVTPGILVRQPYDDADIGHNKADRLAQRLSRIRRDLAVTSSRVNIVTGALADPATLLEYDLIVDATADIGVRVGIERARAVTRGQWPPTISALFGHTAQRGIATVSMPGATGSGHDILRRLAIDTATIPAPGWRAITEDLFPNPPRADRFFPEPGCSAPTFTGAAAEVTALASALFSNALALVADKNAAPMSAVGCDLAPTASGGRPVPLTWANDLTFTDHTGEYDVCISERALTEMRTEARRGRRVRGNRIETGGMILGSLDEATQTVYIDSASGPSPDSRLSAAYFDHGIEGTQEIVTSVRTATVERVGFIGMWHTHPHGIASPSRTDEAGMADIVSPDGTGRRAVMLILGGRGTTWQAWLETGTPPDLYVRVVNRTTQSRPEEPIALHFISVGAWFPGGYAYPGRRASDDEHEGSGDHR from the coding sequence TTGAGCGCGCTGGCCCACCGGCAGCTGTCCGATCTCGCTGACGTCAGTGGCGGCGGGATCCAGCTGCTACATGTCGAGCACGATGAAGAGGGCCTGACCACCTTCACCGTCTCCCTCGACACCTCCGGGATCGTCCTGAGTGGGTCGGGCATCCGCGTGCGCGCGCGGGAACGATTCGAGTTCCTCGTCGGGCCTTCCTTCCCATTGGTGCATCCCACCGTCTGCGTCACGCACCGGCGATGGGCGGGGACGCCCCATGTGCAGTGGGGCCGCCTTTTGTGCCTCTACGCGGCGCCCTCAGTGGAGTGGAACCCGGCAGACGGGATGCGCGGGCTGATCGGCCGGCTGAACCTTTGGCTGCAGCGTGCTGCGGCTGGGGAGCTCGACCCAGCCGGCCAGCCACTACACCCGCCGATTGCCTACAGCTCTTACAAGAACGGCTGGGTCGTGGTCCGACCAGACCTGGGCGACCTCGCCCCCTGGACAGATACCGCACCCGATGCTGCGCGGGTGCGCTTGCTGTTCGCCTGGTGCGCCCAGCGCGGAAAACGGATCGATGTGCTGGAGTGGTTGACTGCGCAGCAGATCTACCAGCGTCTGGTTGCTGACGAGCTGCCGGCCCACGACACGGACGGTACGGCACACTTCGCTGCCCCACTTGTGCTGATCAGCGACACCCTCGATATGGAGTACCCCAGCACGGCCGACGCGCTTGCGGCCTCGCTCGAGACCTACGGGTACAGCCGCGACGAATTGCTGCGGGCTTTCGTGATTACCCGCACCATCAATAAAGCAGTCGGTGTCGCGCTCGACGGAGACGATGCCGTCCCCGCGATGATGCTGCTCGGCACCCCCGCACGCCGGCTCGACCCCGGGCAGGCGCTGGCTCACGTCACGGCCTGGGTTCTGGATGACCTGGGTGCGCAAATCACCGAGCTGCTCCAAGACGTCAGCCCCCAACACGTCGAGCTCACCCAGCAAGTGCGCGACCTGGCACAGAGATGGCTGGGCTTTGCAAAGATCCAGTGGATGGTCATTCATGAAGCCCGCTCGGAGGTGACTCGACGCCGCGACTCCGGATCGCCAGCGCAGTGGCTCATGGGCCGCAAGGTGCTGATCCTAGGCTGCGGCGCCCTCGGCGCACCCATCGCGGAACACTGCGTTCGCGCTGGAGTGGCACAGCTGCACGTGGTCGACAAGGGCGCTGTCACGCCTGGAATCCTGGTCAGGCAGCCCTACGACGATGCGGACATCGGCCACAACAAGGCCGATCGACTCGCGCAGCGGCTATCTCGTATCCGCCGAGACCTCGCCGTCACCAGCTCCAGGGTCAATATTGTGACCGGCGCACTCGCCGATCCCGCAACGCTGCTCGAGTACGACCTCATCGTTGACGCGACCGCGGATATCGGGGTGCGGGTCGGGATCGAACGCGCACGAGCAGTCACGCGCGGACAGTGGCCACCGACGATCAGCGCGCTATTTGGGCATACCGCGCAGCGAGGCATCGCCACGGTCTCGATGCCCGGAGCGACCGGCAGCGGCCACGACATCTTGCGTCGCCTTGCCATCGACACCGCCACTATCCCGGCCCCCGGGTGGAGAGCGATCACAGAAGACTTGTTCCCGAACCCGCCGCGCGCCGATCGATTTTTTCCCGAACCAGGCTGCTCAGCTCCGACCTTCACCGGCGCGGCAGCCGAGGTCACAGCACTGGCGTCTGCCCTGTTCTCCAACGCACTGGCTCTTGTTGCCGACAAGAACGCTGCACCGATGTCCGCGGTTGGCTGTGACCTAGCACCCACAGCATCAGGTGGCAGACCCGTGCCGTTGACATGGGCGAACGATCTCACTTTCACCGACCACACCGGTGAGTACGACGTGTGCATCAGCGAACGGGCGCTGACCGAGATGCGTACCGAGGCGCGACGAGGACGACGAGTGCGCGGGAATCGCATCGAGACCGGGGGAATGATCCTGGGCAGTCTCGACGAAGCCACCCAAACCGTCTACATCGATAGCGCGAGCGGCCCGTCGCCTGACAGTCGCCTGTCCGCGGCGTACTTCGACCACGGCATAGAGGGCACCCAGGAGATCGTCACGAGCGTCCGCACCGCGACCGTCGAGCGGGTCGGATTTATCGGCATGTGGCACACCCATCCGCACGGCATTGCCTCACCGAGCCGTACCGACGAGGCCGGCATGGCGGACATCGTCTCACCCGACGGCACGGGGCGCAGAGCCGTCATGCTCATCCTCGGTGGACGCGGAACCACCTGGCAGGCATGGCTGGAGACAGGCACACCACCGGATCTCTACGTGCGTGTGGTGAACCGTACGACCCAGTCCCGGCCCGAAGAGCCGATCGCACTCCACTTCATCTCGGTCGGCGCATGGTTCCCCGGCGGGTACGCCTACCCGGGCCGCAGAGCTTCCGATGACGAGCATGAGGGCTCGGGTGACCATAGATGA
- a CDS encoding DUF2690 domain-containing protein: MNQTASRSLRSRLSSVLAASVVLTATAIGGAPAANAAPTSGDPLATGCSTSASTIYMRNYLGYGKVEVRYSSSCQTNWVRITNAGGRQAEAGIYSASSGWKYSPSYASAPNEFWTPMVYAPGTTCITFYAKIAKNPVDVLNTGNVTLC; this comes from the coding sequence ATGAACCAGACAGCTTCACGAAGCCTTCGCTCCCGTCTCTCGAGCGTCCTCGCCGCCTCCGTCGTGCTCACCGCGACGGCGATCGGGGGAGCGCCCGCAGCGAACGCTGCTCCGACGAGCGGGGATCCTCTCGCCACGGGATGTTCCACCTCGGCGTCCACGATCTACATGCGCAACTACCTCGGCTACGGCAAGGTCGAGGTGCGGTACAGCTCCAGCTGCCAGACGAACTGGGTCAGGATTACCAACGCGGGTGGTCGGCAGGCGGAGGCCGGCATCTACTCCGCCTCATCAGGATGGAAATACAGCCCGTCCTACGCGAGCGCCCCGAACGAGTTCTGGACCCCGATGGTCTACGCACCCGGAACGACCTGCATCACCTTCTACGCGAAGATCGCCAAGAACCCGGTCGACGTCCTCAACACCGGAAACGTCACCCTCTGCTGA
- a CDS encoding amidase domain-containing protein: MVAYAVAGASSAQASDFYPTLGAANIRSGPTTAAPIATVVPQGTQLAIDCYEIGQSVNGTAIWNHIPGQGYIHDSLLLTRSNDPVVPACSNYARSAAVQWALDHVDDEDSYRYGNDCTWFVSNALWQGGLPKTSDWTDWTINPVYMNDKPWPGPSKAASAADWFKNSMVNNNYSTLAEISTEDRTAGGAQLGDIILYDWDAANGEHHADGAIDHAGIVTAIDGDGSVRISQHSPSRLDKPWALDPSTGQSIGAAGGRGYLLKITY; this comes from the coding sequence GTGGTCGCCTATGCGGTCGCGGGAGCGAGCTCCGCGCAGGCATCGGACTTCTACCCCACCCTGGGAGCTGCGAACATCCGCTCGGGACCCACGACCGCCGCACCTATCGCCACCGTCGTGCCCCAGGGAACTCAGCTGGCGATCGACTGCTACGAGATCGGGCAGAGCGTCAACGGCACGGCAATCTGGAACCACATCCCGGGCCAGGGATACATCCACGATTCGCTTCTGCTCACGCGCAGCAACGACCCCGTGGTGCCTGCGTGCTCGAACTACGCCCGAAGTGCCGCGGTGCAGTGGGCGCTGGATCACGTCGACGATGAAGACAGCTACCGCTATGGCAACGACTGCACCTGGTTCGTGTCCAACGCCTTGTGGCAGGGCGGGCTGCCCAAGACGTCCGACTGGACGGACTGGACCATCAATCCCGTCTACATGAACGACAAGCCCTGGCCCGGCCCATCCAAGGCGGCCTCCGCCGCCGACTGGTTCAAGAACTCGATGGTGAACAACAACTACTCGACGCTCGCCGAGATCAGCACCGAAGACCGCACAGCCGGAGGTGCCCAGCTCGGCGACATCATCCTCTACGACTGGGATGCCGCCAACGGCGAGCACCACGCTGACGGCGCCATCGATCACGCTGGCATCGTCACCGCGATCGATGGAGACGGATCCGTCCGCATTTCCCAGCACAGTCCGTCGCGCCTGGATAAGCCGTGGGCGCTCGACCCGTCGACAGGCCAGTCGATCGGAGCGGCCGGCGGCCGCGGCTACCTGCTGAAGATCACCTACTAG
- a CDS encoding NBR1-Ig-like domain-containing protein, giving the protein MIGYIRAPLLCHGVERRLVVVTDATSLDTGDAMLWEISPQPEAPMPRESRPPGPAHTLQQQLGHQIRHWREQRSLTIPQLADLVGRNRRTISGAEEGRDCPSAAVMMQLEHHLASGGILMSSYEAVLAGRAREKLNRELTQFALSPDASEADSSEFLGETIADGTIMAPGQMFEKTWTIRNVGTVTWTDRRLARIGIAAGHGLITTPAFIPMPTTKPGEDLVFTVPCTAQFVQGTSIAAFKMVDTQNRLYFPFSRYTIGLQVQVTVVDRQPPSAP; this is encoded by the coding sequence GTGATCGGGTACATCAGGGCTCCTCTGCTGTGTCATGGAGTGGAGCGCCGGCTGGTGGTTGTGACCGACGCCACTTCCCTTGATACGGGGGACGCTATGTTGTGGGAAATTTCCCCCCAACCGGAGGCGCCCATGCCACGCGAAAGTCGTCCCCCCGGCCCCGCCCACACGCTGCAGCAGCAGCTTGGCCACCAGATCCGGCACTGGCGAGAGCAGCGATCACTCACCATCCCCCAACTCGCGGACCTCGTCGGACGCAACCGTCGAACCATCAGTGGCGCCGAGGAGGGGCGCGACTGCCCGTCAGCCGCGGTCATGATGCAGCTCGAGCACCACCTCGCCAGCGGCGGCATCCTGATGTCCTCCTACGAAGCCGTCCTCGCGGGACGCGCCAGAGAGAAGCTCAACCGCGAACTCACCCAATTCGCACTCTCCCCTGACGCATCCGAAGCCGACTCCTCCGAGTTCCTCGGAGAGACAATCGCGGACGGCACCATCATGGCGCCGGGCCAAATGTTCGAGAAAACCTGGACCATCCGCAACGTCGGCACAGTCACCTGGACCGACCGACGCCTCGCCCGCATCGGAATCGCCGCAGGCCACGGCCTCATCACGACACCCGCCTTCATCCCCATGCCCACAACCAAACCCGGCGAAGACCTCGTGTTCACGGTCCCCTGCACCGCACAGTTCGTTCAAGGCACGAGCATCGCCGCGTTCAAGATGGTCGACACCCAAAACCGGCTCTACTTCCCCTTCTCCCGCTACACCATCGGATTACAGGTGCAAGTCACGGTCGTCGACAGACAACCTCCCTCCGCCCCTTGA
- a CDS encoding relaxase/mobilization nuclease domain-containing protein translates to MGSKRVAADVWHCSLSLRAEEGQLTDEQWGRIATDFVDRMGSAGESSAKADCRWIAVRHGLSKNGNDHIHIAVSAVRADRTKAHVAYDKALSQTVSRQLEKEYGLEPLHAPERELGERGVQPGARESAQRRGAVEVDAHRLERAVRSSTSASADEAEFVRRMRQAGVLIRPRYAAGHDDVVAGYSVALRPEKGAPVVWHGGGKLARDLTLPELRKGWPDSPESAQTAVDEWRATAKNSWRYEPVASGREATELSSALYSSYAEDMGRLHDYLSRVDPSDRATWAHAAREASGAYAAWSRRLEPTPGPLAEASRTLARSAHLRAHESTPRPAGMPSMSGTTMLILATAGKRNKAAEEAMLLRQIVRTTRAIMDAHQAAGDARRTRELAGTIRNQLKTVHEGYSAQIQKNAWEALPEDTRRARETVQASFATGTPVPTKLTKAEPNVTTTAAPQRGTEPRERDGYDR, encoded by the coding sequence ATCGGCAGCAAGCGCGTCGCCGCTGACGTCTGGCACTGCTCCCTCTCGCTGCGTGCGGAGGAGGGGCAGCTCACCGATGAGCAGTGGGGACGGATCGCGACCGATTTCGTGGACCGGATGGGGTCCGCCGGCGAGTCCTCCGCAAAGGCGGACTGCCGGTGGATCGCCGTGCGGCACGGGCTGTCGAAGAACGGCAACGACCACATCCACATCGCTGTCTCCGCGGTGCGCGCCGACAGGACGAAGGCGCACGTCGCGTATGACAAGGCGCTCTCGCAGACGGTCAGCCGTCAGCTGGAGAAGGAGTACGGGCTCGAGCCGTTGCACGCGCCCGAGCGTGAGCTGGGGGAGCGCGGCGTGCAGCCGGGCGCTCGCGAGTCCGCGCAGCGCCGCGGCGCCGTCGAGGTCGACGCTCACCGGCTCGAGCGCGCGGTCCGCTCGTCGACATCCGCGTCAGCGGACGAGGCGGAGTTCGTGCGCCGGATGCGTCAGGCCGGCGTGCTCATCCGCCCGCGCTATGCGGCGGGCCACGACGACGTCGTCGCCGGCTACTCGGTCGCGTTGCGTCCCGAGAAGGGCGCGCCCGTGGTGTGGCACGGTGGCGGGAAGCTCGCCCGGGATCTCACTCTCCCGGAGCTGCGGAAGGGCTGGCCGGACTCACCGGAGTCCGCGCAGACAGCGGTCGATGAGTGGCGCGCGACAGCGAAGAACTCGTGGCGCTATGAGCCCGTCGCGTCCGGCCGCGAAGCGACGGAGCTCTCCAGCGCCCTTTACTCCTCGTACGCGGAGGACATGGGGCGGCTGCACGACTACCTGAGTCGAGTGGACCCCTCCGATCGAGCGACCTGGGCACACGCAGCCCGCGAAGCCTCCGGCGCCTACGCCGCGTGGTCGAGGCGCCTCGAGCCGACGCCCGGGCCGCTGGCCGAAGCGTCACGGACCCTCGCCCGCTCCGCGCACCTGCGCGCGCACGAGTCGACGCCGCGGCCGGCGGGGATGCCGTCCATGTCCGGCACGACGATGCTGATCCTCGCGACCGCCGGGAAGCGGAACAAGGCCGCCGAGGAGGCCATGCTGCTGCGTCAGATCGTGCGCACCACGCGAGCGATCATGGACGCCCACCAGGCCGCCGGCGACGCCCGCCGCACGCGCGAGCTCGCCGGGACGATCCGAAACCAACTGAAGACGGTTCACGAGGGCTACAGCGCGCAGATCCAGAAGAACGCCTGGGAGGCTCTGCCCGAGGACACTCGCCGCGCGCGCGAGACGGTGCAGGCGAGCTTCGCGACCGGGACTCCTGTCCCGACGAAGCTCACGAAGGCCGAGCCGAACGTCACCACGACCGCTGCCCCGCAGCGCGGCACCGAGCCGCGCGAGCGCGACGGATACGACCGCTAG
- a CDS encoding YaeQ family protein, protein MAAGAVMYNFAIQLADVDRGVYEDITLRAARHPSETDAYMMTRVLAYCLEYVEGITFSEGISSTATEPAVLVRDLTGRLTTWIEVGAPDAERLHFGSRLADRTTVYTHRNPEKVIAAWSGKRVHQLEQITVQSFDQGFLDAAVAVLERRNTLTVSVVEGQLYLEFNGVTSSSDIHVHQPG, encoded by the coding sequence GTGGCAGCCGGCGCAGTGATGTACAACTTCGCGATACAGCTGGCTGATGTGGACCGCGGCGTCTACGAGGACATCACGTTGCGGGCCGCTCGGCACCCCTCCGAGACCGACGCGTACATGATGACGCGCGTGCTCGCGTACTGCCTCGAATACGTGGAGGGGATCACCTTCAGCGAGGGGATCTCGTCGACAGCGACCGAGCCGGCGGTGCTGGTCCGCGATCTCACCGGCAGGCTGACCACGTGGATCGAGGTGGGCGCGCCGGACGCCGAGCGACTGCACTTCGGGAGCAGACTGGCCGACCGCACGACGGTCTACACGCATCGCAACCCGGAGAAGGTGATCGCGGCGTGGTCCGGCAAGCGCGTCCACCAGCTCGAGCAGATCACCGTGCAGAGCTTCGACCAGGGGTTCCTGGATGCCGCGGTCGCGGTACTCGAGCGCCGCAACACGCTGACCGTGTCGGTCGTCGAGGGGCAGCTGTATCTCGAGTTCAACGGCGTGACGTCGAGCAGCGACATCCACGTGCATCAGCCGGGCTGA
- a CDS encoding alpha/beta hydrolase, with the protein MSTSAFTPEGDRPTVVLVHGAFAESSSWNGVATRLLAEGLPVLAVANPLRGLAPDAEYLRSVLDGIDGPVVVAGHSYGGSVASEAAEGAANVRALVYVASFLLKPGESTGELAGKFPGGELGPALTPVPFASGGFSGDDLYIQQDRFREVFAADVDEPTAALMAATQRPIAAAALEDSATAAGWRSIPSWTLITRQDLAVPAESQRFMAERARSTAVEIDASHAVTVSEPDAVAELILDAVRATR; encoded by the coding sequence ATGTCCACGTCCGCGTTCACCCCTGAGGGCGACCGGCCCACCGTCGTCCTCGTCCACGGCGCGTTCGCCGAGTCGTCCAGCTGGAACGGAGTCGCCACCCGGCTCCTCGCCGAGGGCCTGCCCGTCCTCGCGGTCGCCAACCCCCTCCGCGGGCTCGCCCCCGACGCCGAGTACCTCCGCAGCGTCCTCGACGGGATCGACGGACCCGTCGTCGTCGCCGGCCACTCCTACGGGGGATCCGTCGCGAGCGAGGCGGCGGAGGGCGCCGCGAACGTCCGCGCGCTCGTCTACGTCGCCAGCTTCCTCCTGAAGCCGGGCGAGAGCACCGGGGAGCTGGCCGGGAAGTTCCCGGGCGGTGAGCTCGGCCCCGCCCTGACCCCCGTCCCCTTCGCGTCCGGCGGGTTCTCCGGCGACGACCTCTACATCCAGCAGGACCGGTTCCGTGAGGTCTTCGCGGCCGACGTCGACGAGCCCACCGCCGCTCTGATGGCTGCGACCCAGCGGCCGATCGCGGCCGCCGCGCTCGAGGACTCGGCCACGGCCGCCGGGTGGAGGAGCATCCCCTCCTGGACCCTGATCACGCGTCAGGACCTCGCCGTCCCCGCCGAGTCGCAGCGGTTCATGGCCGAGCGCGCCCGCTCCACCGCGGTCGAGATCGACGCGTCGCACGCCGTGACGGTCTCGGAGCCGGACGCGGTCGCGGAGCTGATCCTCGACGCGGTGCGGGCGACGCGGTGA
- a CDS encoding GntR family transcriptional regulator: MPIPKTTAVTPRSLLRDDVYRALRDAIVDGTFEPGERLRDQELEAWLGVSRTPIREALLRLARVGLVSAKPGRATIVTPATAESISDAQQIAAAMHELATRLAGPAVTPEALAAMESANDDFARALAEGDVELALRSDDAFHAVLTGLSGNGMIEDVLEQATPLIRRAERQRFASLAARGSVEQHRAIVESLRAGDTDGAARLSRENWMTLDRHLHEA, translated from the coding sequence ATGCCCATCCCGAAGACGACCGCCGTCACCCCCCGGTCCCTCCTCCGCGACGACGTCTACCGCGCCCTCCGCGACGCGATCGTCGACGGGACGTTCGAGCCGGGGGAGCGCCTCCGCGACCAGGAGCTCGAGGCCTGGCTCGGGGTCAGCCGGACGCCGATCCGGGAGGCGCTGCTCCGGCTGGCCCGCGTCGGCCTCGTCTCGGCCAAGCCCGGCCGGGCGACGATCGTGACCCCCGCCACGGCCGAGAGCATCAGCGACGCCCAGCAGATCGCCGCCGCCATGCACGAGCTCGCCACGCGCCTCGCCGGCCCGGCCGTCACTCCGGAGGCGCTCGCCGCGATGGAGTCGGCGAACGACGACTTCGCGCGGGCGCTGGCGGAGGGCGACGTCGAGCTGGCGCTGCGCTCCGACGACGCGTTCCACGCGGTGCTCACCGGGCTCAGCGGCAACGGGATGATCGAGGACGTGCTCGAGCAGGCCACTCCGCTCATCCGCCGTGCTGAGCGCCAGCGCTTCGCCTCCCTCGCGGCCCGCGGATCCGTGGAGCAGCACCGCGCGATCGTGGAGTCCCTCCGCGCGGGCGACACGGACGGCGCCGCCCGTCTCAGCCGGGAGAACTGGATGACGCTCGACCGCCACCTGCACGAGGCCTGA
- a CDS encoding Asp23/Gls24 family envelope stress response protein: MTNVTPTSLANASSAKHGTATSAGKNTIADGVVEKVAGIAAREVPGVHDLGNGAARAIGAIRNAINAQDRGQGISVEVGEKQVAADITVVAEYPVALQKLADSIRSAVSEAISSVVGMEVAEVNVTVSDVFIPSDDKDDETESRVK; encoded by the coding sequence ATGACCAACGTCACCCCCACCAGCCTCGCCAACGCCTCCTCGGCCAAGCACGGCACCGCCACCTCGGCCGGCAAGAACACGATCGCCGACGGCGTCGTCGAGAAGGTCGCCGGCATCGCGGCCCGCGAGGTCCCCGGCGTGCACGACCTGGGCAACGGCGCCGCCCGCGCCATCGGCGCCATCCGCAACGCGATCAACGCGCAGGACCGCGGCCAGGGCATCTCCGTCGAGGTCGGCGAGAAGCAGGTCGCCGCCGACATCACCGTCGTCGCCGAGTACCCCGTCGCACTGCAGAAGCTCGCCGACAGCATCCGCTCCGCCGTCTCCGAGGCCATCTCCTCGGTCGTCGGCATGGAGGTCGCCGAGGTGAACGTCACCGTCTCCGACGTCTTCATCCCCTCGGACGACAAGGACGACGAGACCGAGAGCCGCGTCAAGTGA
- a CDS encoding DUF2273 domain-containing protein: MTPSHIGLVLGAVLALTALVFGFWALLWVALAMAIGYGVGRVVEGKLDLRSLGDTLRGRRSS; this comes from the coding sequence GTGACTCCGTCCCACATCGGCCTGGTCCTCGGCGCGGTCCTCGCGCTGACCGCCCTCGTCTTCGGCTTCTGGGCGCTCCTCTGGGTCGCGCTCGCCATGGCGATCGGCTACGGCGTCGGGCGGGTCGTCGAGGGCAAGCTCGACCTGCGCTCCCTCGGCGACACCCTCCGCGGGCGGCGGTCCTCGTGA
- a CDS encoding DUF6286 domain-containing protein, which produces MTTPSTAGRALYPRLVRRETHSSRSGSAIVLAVLLILLFAWLGTEAVLAVLGQPALLVAPQDGASSLLNAAAAPIALTAAAGAVLALIGLVLIVVSLKPGRRGRRAVSTDRTAAIVDDRVIAQAVARTAGYAGDVDPDNVSVSVGSRVVDVTVSRTSGRSIDVAPIREAVDAELATFDCTPRLRSKVRLSEKGTVR; this is translated from the coding sequence GTGACGACTCCCAGCACTGCCGGCCGGGCGCTCTACCCGCGCCTGGTGAGGCGCGAGACGCACTCGTCCCGCTCCGGATCGGCGATCGTCCTCGCCGTCCTGCTCATCCTCCTGTTCGCGTGGCTGGGCACGGAGGCGGTCCTCGCCGTCCTCGGCCAGCCCGCGCTGCTCGTGGCCCCGCAGGACGGAGCGTCCTCGCTGCTCAACGCGGCCGCAGCGCCCATCGCGCTGACCGCCGCCGCCGGCGCCGTGCTCGCGCTGATCGGGCTCGTCCTGATCGTCGTGTCGCTCAAGCCCGGCCGTCGCGGCCGTCGCGCCGTCAGCACCGACCGCACCGCGGCCATCGTCGACGACCGCGTCATCGCGCAGGCCGTCGCCCGCACCGCCGGCTACGCCGGTGACGTCGACCCGGACAACGTGTCGGTGTCGGTCGGATCCCGCGTCGTCGACGTGACGGTCTCCCGCACCTCCGGCCGCAGCATCGACGTCGCGCCGATCCGCGAGGCCGTCGACGCCGAGCTCGCCACGTTCGACTGCACCCCGCGCCTGCGCTCCAAGGTGCGCCTGTCCGAGAAGGGAACGGTCCGCTGA